A stretch of the Bacillus licheniformis DSM 13 = ATCC 14580 genome encodes the following:
- a CDS encoding YjjG family noncanonical pyrimidine nucleotidase, with product MKNYRTLFFDVDDTLLDFGAAEKSALRMLFEEQQIRLTAEIEANYKRINQGLWRVFEKGEMDRDQVVNTRFSLLFKEYGLEADGVLLEKKYRSFLEEGHQLIDGAFELIKSLRDQYDLYIVTNGVSKTQYKRLQASGLYPMFKGIFVSEDTGFQKPMKEYFDYVFERIPHFSVDQGLIIGDSLTADIEGGRLAGLDTCWMNPGMIANDTGIVPTYQIQKLDELYYILNIEKESAAGHCL from the coding sequence GTGAAAAATTATCGTACTTTATTTTTTGATGTGGATGATACACTATTAGACTTCGGTGCGGCAGAAAAGTCAGCATTGCGAATGCTTTTTGAGGAGCAGCAAATTCGTTTGACAGCTGAAATAGAAGCGAATTATAAACGAATCAATCAAGGTTTATGGAGGGTGTTCGAAAAAGGGGAGATGGACCGCGACCAAGTGGTGAACACACGCTTTTCCCTTTTATTCAAAGAATATGGTCTTGAGGCTGACGGCGTTTTGCTTGAGAAGAAGTATCGCAGCTTCCTTGAAGAAGGGCATCAGCTGATAGACGGCGCTTTTGAATTAATCAAAAGCCTGCGGGATCAATATGATTTATATATCGTGACGAACGGTGTTTCAAAAACGCAGTATAAGCGCCTGCAAGCTTCAGGATTGTACCCGATGTTTAAAGGGATTTTTGTTTCAGAAGACACCGGTTTTCAAAAGCCGATGAAAGAATACTTTGATTACGTTTTTGAACGGATTCCTCATTTTTCTGTCGATCAGGGGCTGATCATCGGGGATTCATTGACAGCGGACATAGAAGGGGGGCGGCTGGCCGGATTGGATACATGCTGGATGAATCCGGGCATGATAGCAAATGACACTGGTATTGTACCAACCTATCAAATACAAAAACTTGATGAGTTGTATTATATTTTAAACATTGAAAAAGAATCGGCCGCCGGCCATTGTTTATAA
- a CDS encoding DinB family protein: MNFQLEEAIEILERTPQTLSQLLTGLSNPWISCDEGEDTWNAFDVVGHLIEGEKNNWLPRIKMIVTKGATETFPPFDRFSQLNQNDGKTIEQLLNEFAEIRRANLKTLRQILDPETDFEQTGMHPEFGIVKLRE; the protein is encoded by the coding sequence ATGAACTTTCAACTCGAGGAAGCCATCGAAATCCTGGAGCGCACACCACAAACATTGAGTCAGCTGCTGACCGGATTATCAAACCCCTGGATCAGCTGCGATGAAGGCGAAGACACTTGGAACGCCTTTGATGTAGTCGGCCATCTGATTGAGGGAGAAAAAAACAACTGGTTGCCCCGAATCAAAATGATCGTGACAAAAGGAGCAACGGAAACTTTTCCGCCGTTCGACCGCTTCAGCCAGTTGAATCAAAACGACGGGAAAACGATTGAACAGCTGCTTAACGAATTTGCTGAAATCAGACGGGCGAATCTGAAAACATTGCGGCAGATTCTTGATCCTGAAACCGACTTCGAACAAACGGGGATGCACCCGGAGTTTGGAATCGTCAAGCTTAGAGAATAG
- a CDS encoding phosphotransferase family protein — protein MFSIKKMLQNHYGIDSVNISPEQGGWTALAYQVTDGEAAFFLKVYDKNRASTAKWAALIDDYIPVLGWLGDHTALNGRLPVPLLTTAGEYKCEDDDAVYMLYEYIAGETIGDQPLGKGCVEKLAGIIAELHRYDETIPVKTEGIKEKYDISFLDEMTQWLDHLPCELATLIQPYSGAIRDMMESALSLADDLKCSGRRLALCHTDVHGWNLMKTGGELILIDWEGLKLAPVEADLMFFANQPYAQEFLRVYCETHKGFEIDQNALRFYQIRRRLEDIWEFTEQLAFDIQTEKEKAETMSLLKNELEAIKDSKTGY, from the coding sequence ATGTTCAGTATTAAAAAAATGCTGCAGAACCATTATGGAATCGACAGTGTGAACATTTCTCCCGAGCAAGGCGGGTGGACAGCACTTGCTTATCAAGTAACCGACGGTGAAGCGGCTTTCTTTTTAAAAGTGTATGATAAAAATAGGGCATCGACAGCGAAATGGGCAGCTTTAATCGATGATTACATCCCTGTTCTGGGGTGGCTGGGGGATCACACCGCTCTCAACGGGAGGCTGCCTGTGCCGCTTTTGACAACAGCTGGAGAATACAAGTGTGAAGATGACGATGCGGTGTATATGCTTTATGAATACATTGCCGGTGAAACCATTGGAGATCAGCCGCTCGGCAAAGGGTGCGTGGAGAAGCTCGCCGGAATCATAGCGGAGCTGCACCGATATGATGAGACGATCCCGGTGAAGACAGAAGGAATTAAAGAAAAATATGATATTTCGTTTTTAGATGAGATGACACAATGGCTTGATCACCTGCCTTGTGAGCTGGCGACACTCATTCAACCCTACAGCGGAGCAATCCGCGATATGATGGAGTCAGCCTTATCCCTGGCGGATGATTTGAAATGCAGCGGCAGAAGATTGGCTTTGTGCCATACAGATGTTCATGGCTGGAATTTGATGAAAACGGGCGGGGAATTGATTCTGATCGATTGGGAGGGCTTGAAACTGGCCCCTGTTGAAGCGGATCTGATGTTCTTTGCTAACCAGCCGTATGCTCAAGAGTTTTTGCGCGTTTACTGCGAGACTCATAAAGGATTTGAAATCGATCAGAACGCTTTGCGGTTTTATCAGATCAGGCGAAGACTGGAGGACATATGGGAGTTTACAGAGCAGCTGGCGTTTGACATTCAGACAGAGAAAGAAAAGGCAGAGACGATGAGCTTGCTGAAAAACGAGCTTGAAGCCATAAAAGACAGCAAGACCGGCTACTAA
- a CDS encoding SRPBCC family protein, with translation MSDHKAVHSVQAKAEGKTLVMERSFEAPRELVFKAFSGSVHLESWWGPKGWQTANSRFEFQPDGVWLYCMECRDQNQGEFYGRKSCGKAVFQEIAAPEKIVYTDMFTDEEGNVVPGMPEILNEVYFQERDVGTKLITRSHFSSPKELQQLLDKGMVEGFSSQLERLEDYLKAIR, from the coding sequence ATGTCCGATCACAAAGCGGTACACAGCGTTCAAGCGAAAGCGGAGGGGAAAACTCTGGTCATGGAGCGGAGTTTCGAGGCGCCACGGGAGCTGGTGTTTAAGGCTTTTTCTGGGTCAGTGCATTTGGAAAGCTGGTGGGGGCCGAAAGGATGGCAGACTGCCAACAGCAGGTTTGAGTTTCAGCCGGATGGCGTATGGCTTTACTGTATGGAATGCAGAGATCAAAACCAAGGCGAATTCTATGGCCGGAAATCTTGCGGCAAGGCTGTTTTTCAAGAGATTGCGGCGCCGGAAAAGATCGTGTACACGGATATGTTTACAGACGAGGAAGGGAATGTTGTTCCCGGCATGCCGGAGATTTTGAATGAGGTTTATTTTCAAGAGCGCGACGTGGGGACAAAACTGATTACACGCTCACATTTTTCTTCTCCGAAAGAGCTTCAACAGCTGCTGGATAAGGGGATGGTCGAAGGCTTTTCTTCACAGCTGGAGCGCCTTGAAGACTACCTGAAAGCCATTCGCTAA
- a CDS encoding MFS transporter, whose translation MFSTWKIYLLAIISFLVGTSEYIISGILDQIAHTLGITLAAAGQLITIFSLVYAVFTPVLMALTASMDRRKLMMYALGLFVIGNILAFTLPGYGWFVAARVVMALGAGMVVVTALTIAAKIAPAGKQGSAIATVVMGFTASLIIGVPLGRMTAEALGWKSVFGGIALLGFIAMIVLFLTLPHTEGDKPVPLLQQLSLLKKRKVAMGLSVTFFWLGGYSVAYTYLSPYLLTVSGISGNLLSGVLLIFGIASLVGSKFGGYSTDKWGVPFTLVGGMALHIIALILLSLVTHSYVGVLLILILWSFAAWSTGPTQQYHLATLEPELSGVLLGINQSMMQFAMAAGAGIGGIFVEKVSLASITWFGALGVMIAIVVVLTTFSSRKAAHVREISS comes from the coding sequence ATGTTTAGCACTTGGAAAATTTATCTTTTAGCAATCATCAGTTTTTTGGTAGGGACCTCAGAGTACATCATTTCCGGTATTTTGGATCAGATCGCCCACACACTCGGGATAACTTTAGCTGCAGCGGGGCAGCTCATTACGATCTTTTCACTGGTGTATGCTGTTTTCACCCCGGTCCTGATGGCGTTGACGGCAAGTATGGATAGGCGCAAGTTAATGATGTATGCTCTCGGTTTGTTTGTGATAGGAAATATTTTGGCTTTTACCCTGCCTGGTTATGGTTGGTTTGTTGCAGCGCGTGTCGTTATGGCTTTGGGGGCAGGCATGGTTGTGGTCACGGCCTTAACGATTGCCGCCAAGATCGCACCGGCGGGTAAGCAGGGCAGTGCAATTGCTACAGTCGTCATGGGGTTTACCGCTTCTTTGATTATAGGTGTTCCACTCGGAAGAATGACGGCAGAAGCATTAGGGTGGAAGTCTGTATTTGGGGGAATTGCTTTATTGGGATTCATCGCAATGATTGTTCTATTCTTAACATTGCCGCATACTGAAGGCGATAAGCCCGTCCCTTTGCTTCAGCAGCTTTCCCTTTTAAAGAAACGGAAAGTAGCGATGGGGTTATCGGTCACTTTTTTCTGGCTCGGAGGATATTCCGTTGCATATACTTATCTGTCTCCTTACCTTCTGACCGTTTCAGGGATCAGCGGCAATTTGCTCAGCGGCGTTTTGCTTATATTTGGAATCGCCAGCTTGGTTGGATCGAAGTTTGGCGGATATAGCACTGATAAATGGGGAGTTCCTTTTACGCTCGTTGGCGGGATGGCGCTGCATATCATCGCACTGATTTTGCTGTCGCTTGTCACCCATTCCTATGTCGGAGTACTGTTGATTCTCATATTATGGTCGTTCGCCGCATGGTCTACCGGCCCGACGCAGCAATATCACTTAGCGACGCTTGAACCCGAATTGTCAGGTGTATTGCTCGGCATCAATCAATCGATGATGCAATTCGCCATGGCCGCAGGTGCAGGAATCGGAGGGATTTTTGTAGAAAAAGTGTCGCTGGCTTCTATTACGTGGTTTGGGGCATTGGGGGTTATGATTGCGATTGTTGTTGTTTTGACGACCTTCAGTTCACGGAAAGCAGCACATGTAAGAGAAATCAGTTCATAA
- a CDS encoding amino acid permease, whose translation MANKELKRGLGARHIQMIALGGTIGVGLFMGSSSTIKWTGPSVLLAYAICGIFIFFIMRAMGEMLYVEPSTGSFATFGHQYIHPLAGYMTAWSNWFQWVIVGMSEIIAVGEYMKYWFPDLPAWIPGIIAMAILGGANLVSVKSFGEFEFWFAMIKIVTIVLMIAAGFGIIFFGFGNGGQAIGFSNLWSHGGFFTGGFSGFFFALSLVIAAYQGVELIGITAGEAKDPQNTLRHAIQSIIWRILIFYIGAIFVIVTVYPWDELNAIGSPFVSTFAKVGITAAAGIINFVVMTAAMSGCNSGIFSAGRMLYTLGVNGQAPKFFTKISRNGVPLYGTIAVLIGLAIGVVLNYIAPPNIFVYVYSASVLPGMIPWFVILLSHIGFRKAKGAEIDKHPFKMPFAPVTNYLTIGFLLMVLVGMWFNNDTRVSLIVGVIFLAVVAASYYVFGIGKRASADGNK comes from the coding sequence GTGGCGAACAAAGAATTGAAGAGAGGCCTGGGCGCGCGCCACATCCAAATGATTGCGCTTGGCGGCACTATCGGCGTCGGTTTATTTATGGGATCTTCCAGCACGATAAAGTGGACAGGACCTTCCGTCCTGCTTGCTTATGCCATTTGCGGAATTTTTATCTTTTTTATTATGCGTGCAATGGGGGAAATGCTATATGTAGAGCCAAGCACCGGTTCATTTGCGACATTCGGCCATCAATATATACACCCGTTGGCCGGATATATGACCGCGTGGAGCAACTGGTTTCAGTGGGTGATTGTCGGGATGTCCGAGATCATCGCCGTCGGGGAGTACATGAAGTACTGGTTTCCGGATCTTCCCGCTTGGATACCGGGCATTATCGCAATGGCGATTCTCGGAGGAGCAAACCTTGTCTCTGTTAAATCATTTGGTGAGTTTGAATTTTGGTTTGCGATGATTAAAATCGTTACGATTGTATTAATGATTGCAGCGGGGTTCGGGATTATTTTCTTCGGATTCGGCAACGGCGGACAAGCGATCGGGTTTTCAAACCTTTGGTCGCACGGCGGTTTCTTTACAGGCGGATTCTCAGGATTCTTCTTTGCGCTGTCGCTGGTCATCGCCGCTTATCAAGGGGTCGAACTGATAGGAATTACGGCGGGGGAGGCAAAAGATCCGCAAAACACGCTGAGACACGCGATCCAAAGTATTATTTGGCGTATTTTAATTTTCTATATTGGCGCCATCTTCGTGATTGTCACAGTCTATCCTTGGGATGAGCTGAATGCAATCGGTAGTCCGTTTGTATCCACTTTTGCGAAAGTCGGAATTACGGCGGCAGCCGGCATTATTAACTTCGTCGTCATGACGGCGGCAATGTCCGGCTGCAACAGCGGAATTTTCAGTGCGGGCCGCATGCTTTATACATTGGGAGTAAACGGCCAAGCGCCAAAATTCTTTACGAAGATTTCCAGAAATGGCGTGCCGTTATACGGGACGATTGCCGTCTTGATCGGTTTGGCAATCGGCGTCGTTTTAAATTATATTGCGCCGCCTAATATTTTTGTGTATGTATACAGTGCGAGCGTGCTCCCGGGGATGATTCCGTGGTTTGTCATTCTGCTCAGCCATATCGGATTCAGAAAAGCAAAAGGAGCTGAAATTGACAAACATCCGTTCAAAATGCCTTTCGCCCCAGTGACGAACTATTTGACGATTGGTTTCCTTCTTATGGTATTGGTGGGCATGTGGTTCAACAATGACACACGCGTGTCTC
- a CDS encoding DsbA family oxidoreductase, producing the protein MTINIKVYSDYVCPFCFLGKDQLEKAIEGKDVEVEWLPFELRPRPSEQLDPLNDPAKLAMWDGAIKPRIEAWGVNMKLPNVSPHPYTDLAHEGYHFAKEHGKGKAYNDRVYKAFFQEEQDIGDIDVLTSLAKEAGLDEHAFKEALSARTYQDVQRKALQHAYEEAGITAVPTFIIGNERIAGAAAKEVFEQAIEKESRQKPVDGLQCDLDGNNC; encoded by the coding sequence ATGACAATAAATATTAAAGTATATTCCGATTATGTCTGTCCATTCTGTTTTCTCGGAAAAGACCAGCTCGAAAAAGCGATCGAAGGCAAAGATGTGGAAGTCGAGTGGCTGCCATTCGAACTGAGGCCGCGCCCATCGGAGCAGCTTGATCCGTTAAACGACCCGGCCAAATTGGCGATGTGGGACGGCGCCATTAAGCCGCGAATCGAGGCTTGGGGCGTCAATATGAAGCTGCCGAACGTCTCTCCGCATCCTTATACAGATCTGGCTCATGAAGGCTATCACTTCGCAAAAGAACACGGTAAAGGGAAAGCGTACAATGACCGGGTTTACAAAGCGTTTTTTCAGGAAGAGCAGGATATCGGCGACATCGACGTATTAACGTCGCTGGCCAAAGAAGCCGGACTGGATGAACATGCTTTTAAAGAAGCTTTAAGCGCAAGAACATATCAGGACGTGCAGCGGAAGGCGCTCCAACACGCTTACGAAGAAGCCGGCATCACGGCCGTTCCGACTTTTATCATCGGCAATGAGCGGATTGCCGGAGCCGCGGCGAAGGAAGTGTTTGAACAGGCGATCGAAAAAGAAAGCAGACAAAAACCTGTTGACGGCTTGCAGTGCGATCTTGACGGAAACAACTGCTAA
- a CDS encoding aminoglycoside 6-adenylyltransferase, producing MRTEQEIIDLVLKVAREDSRVRAVGMNGSRTNPNVPRTNPNVPKDPFRDYDIVYVVTDMQSFLDEPGWVDVFGERIIMQTPEAMELFPNELGNRFSYLMLFTDGSRIDLILVPLEEKLEYSREDGLTVILLDKDQDLPVIPPPTDREYWVQKPSPQCFADCCNEFWWTSTYVAKGLWRQEILYALDHLNLVRAMLLKMLEWKVGFETGFSLSIGKNAKFLDRYVDQNTWERLLETYPPADYKRVWNSLFKMWELFEETAAAVAEHLNEQYLFAEAEKVRQYLRRVQQLKPDAKEID from the coding sequence ATGCGTACAGAGCAGGAAATCATCGATTTGGTGCTGAAGGTCGCACGGGAGGACAGCCGTGTCAGAGCGGTCGGCATGAACGGCTCGCGGACGAACCCAAACGTCCCGCGGACGAACCCAAACGTCCCGAAGGACCCTTTTCGCGATTATGATATTGTCTATGTTGTAACAGATATGCAGTCTTTTCTCGATGAGCCGGGCTGGGTGGACGTTTTTGGAGAGCGGATCATCATGCAGACGCCGGAAGCGATGGAGCTGTTTCCGAATGAGCTTGGCAACCGCTTTTCGTATTTGATGTTATTTACAGACGGCAGCCGCATTGATTTGATTCTTGTGCCGCTTGAAGAAAAGCTGGAATATAGCAGGGAAGACGGCTTGACCGTGATCCTGTTGGATAAGGATCAGGATCTGCCCGTCATCCCGCCGCCGACGGATCGGGAATATTGGGTGCAAAAACCGTCCCCGCAATGCTTCGCCGACTGCTGCAATGAATTTTGGTGGACATCGACATATGTGGCCAAAGGCTTGTGGCGGCAGGAAATTCTTTATGCACTCGATCATTTAAATCTCGTCAGGGCCATGCTGTTGAAAATGCTCGAATGGAAGGTCGGCTTTGAAACGGGCTTTTCGCTGAGCATAGGCAAAAATGCAAAATTTTTGGATCGCTATGTTGATCAAAATACGTGGGAAAGGCTTTTGGAGACGTATCCGCCAGCTGATTATAAGCGGGTATGGAACAGTTTGTTTAAGATGTGGGAGCTGTTTGAAGAGACAGCAGCAGCAGTTGCTGAACATCTGAATGAACAATACCTTTTCGCAGAAGCGGAGAAAGTCAGACAGTATCTGAGGCGCGTTCAGCAGCTGAAACCTGATGCAAAGGAAATTGACTAA
- a CDS encoding ABC transporter ATP-binding protein — translation MKTENNNSMKPFFSMILTSGVPRLALSAGLTASLVTTLVGLSIPLLTREMVDGFSANSINLALSGILALVFIVQAVCDGFSTYFLSYAGQKVVASLRERMWFKLLRLPVRYFDEKTSGETVSRVVNDTGIVESLISDHFPQFVSGIITIVGSVVILLIMDWKMTLLMLISVPITTFIMIPLGMKMQRISKTMQDETASFTGHVQQTLSEIRLMKASNAEHTEKMKGLSGISKLFQYGLKEARIFALVSPFMHLVIMIVIVAIIGYGGIRVSEGTMSAGSLIAFLLYLFQIIFPITSFTMFFTQLQKAKGATERIIEIMHSEEEEGQEGLEMDISNLPIHVENVTFTYAGGEPVLRGVSFDVDPGQMIAFVGPSGGGKTTMFGLLERFYEPDSGAINIGETPISKLSMKSWRSQIGYVSQDSPMMSGTIRENLCYGLDHADSIDDQELWKVAEMAYADTFIKQFPEQLDTEVGERGVKLSGGQRQRIAIARAFLRDPKILMMDEATASLDSQSEAIVQQALARLMEGRTTFVIAHRLSTIVNADQIMFIEKGEITGRGRHHELIASHALYREFAERQLT, via the coding sequence ATGAAAACAGAAAACAACAATAGCATGAAACCGTTTTTCTCAATGATTCTCACATCCGGCGTACCCAGGCTGGCTTTAAGCGCCGGTTTGACCGCAAGCCTCGTCACGACTTTGGTCGGCTTGTCCATTCCGCTGTTGACAAGGGAAATGGTTGACGGCTTTTCCGCCAATTCGATCAATCTGGCCTTATCGGGAATCCTTGCGCTCGTTTTTATCGTTCAAGCGGTCTGCGACGGGTTTTCGACCTATTTTCTTTCTTACGCCGGGCAGAAAGTGGTCGCTTCCCTGCGGGAGCGCATGTGGTTCAAGCTGCTGCGCCTTCCTGTCCGCTACTTTGACGAAAAGACGAGCGGCGAAACCGTCAGCCGAGTTGTCAATGATACCGGCATTGTTGAAAGCTTGATTTCCGACCATTTTCCGCAGTTTGTTTCCGGAATCATCACCATTGTCGGATCTGTGGTCATTCTGCTGATCATGGATTGGAAAATGACGCTTCTTATGCTGATCTCCGTTCCGATCACGACCTTCATCATGATCCCGCTCGGCATGAAAATGCAGCGCATTTCCAAAACAATGCAGGATGAAACAGCTTCCTTCACCGGACATGTCCAGCAGACATTAAGCGAAATCAGATTGATGAAAGCATCAAACGCCGAGCATACAGAAAAAATGAAAGGGTTATCAGGCATTTCAAAGCTCTTTCAATACGGCCTCAAGGAAGCTCGGATATTCGCGCTCGTCTCCCCGTTCATGCACCTTGTCATTATGATTGTGATCGTCGCCATCATCGGCTACGGCGGCATCCGCGTCTCTGAAGGGACGATGTCGGCAGGCTCGCTGATCGCCTTTTTGCTTTATCTGTTTCAAATCATTTTCCCGATCACATCGTTCACAATGTTTTTCACTCAGCTGCAAAAAGCAAAAGGGGCAACAGAGCGGATCATCGAGATTATGCATTCTGAAGAGGAAGAAGGCCAGGAAGGGCTTGAGATGGACATCTCCAATCTGCCGATACATGTCGAGAATGTAACTTTCACTTACGCCGGTGGCGAGCCGGTCTTACGCGGGGTATCTTTCGACGTCGATCCCGGGCAGATGATTGCGTTTGTCGGTCCGAGCGGCGGCGGAAAAACCACGATGTTCGGCCTCTTGGAACGATTTTACGAACCGGACTCAGGAGCCATTAACATCGGGGAAACACCGATCAGCAAGCTGTCGATGAAATCGTGGCGCAGCCAGATCGGCTACGTATCTCAAGACAGCCCGATGATGTCCGGCACCATCCGTGAGAACTTATGCTACGGCTTGGATCACGCCGACAGCATTGATGATCAAGAACTGTGGAAAGTCGCGGAAATGGCGTATGCCGATACATTTATTAAACAATTCCCTGAGCAGCTTGATACAGAAGTCGGCGAACGCGGCGTCAAGCTGTCCGGCGGACAGAGACAGCGGATCGCCATCGCCCGCGCCTTCCTGCGCGACCCGAAAATTTTAATGATGGACGAAGCGACGGCCAGCCTCGACAGCCAATCAGAAGCCATCGTCCAGCAGGCGCTTGCCCGCCTCATGGAAGGCCGCACCACCTTCGTCATCGCCCACCGGCTATCGACAATCGTGAACGCGGACCAAATTATGTTTATCGAAAAAGGCGAGATTACAGGGCGGGGACGGCACCATGAGCTGATTGCTTCGCATGCGCTGTATCGGGAGTTTGCTGAGCGGCAGTTGACGTGA